A region of the Gemmatimonadota bacterium genome:
CACTCGATACCAAGATTGAGCACGGAATCGAACTCGCGAAGCTTCCAGAGTTCGGCGCTGGTCATGATGCTACCCACCGGCAGTTCGGTCGGTTCAATGGCGAAACCGATACGGAACGTCGTGGGCAACTGATCGCGAGCGCTCGACTCATCGATGAATTGCATGTCCGGACCGAAGTTCTGGAACGAGGCGCCAATACGGAAGTTACGGAAGTCCGTCGTATAGATGGTGCCCACGTCGACCGCAACCGCCGTGCTGGTCCGGTCATCGTCTCCGGCACCGCTCGTGCCTTCCGACACGTACTTCAGCGATCCACCGACCGCGAACGAATCCGTCAGACGACGTGCGTAACTCGGACCGATGGCCAGGTCCGTCACGTTAAAGTTCTGGCCCTGGTTGGCGAATTGACCCGTCGGATCTCCAGAGGTGGTATAGGGTATGTCGCCCGAAAGCAACGAATGCACACTCACACCCACCGCCCCGTTATCGCCGAGATTCCACACGAGACCTGCGCTGAACACGGTCATTTCCGCAAAATACGGTGCGTAGGAAACGCCGACCGCACCCCTGCCCTCAACGAACACCATGGTAGCCTGGTTCGTAAGGGCCGAGAAGGCGCCAAGGTCCGTATAGGACGTGGCGGAAGATGCAACACCCGCGACACGGGCGCTAGAATCCAGCGTCAGAAACTTCGTCGCGGCGGTTCCACCTTTGGAAACCTGAGCATGTACCGGCGCTGACAGTGCCAGCAGCAGTCCGGTGACCACGCCCCAGCGAAACAATACTTTCATTAGAAAACCTCCCTGAATCGGACCGCCCCGCGCCATGGCCGGTCATGGCCCATGGCGCAGGACGTAACCGCAGTTTACCGCCGGACGTAGAGTTTCAACGTTTTCGCGTAGTCCACGCCACCGATCTCGGCTTCTACCACGATAATATACAGACCGCTGGAAACAGGTACGTTGGAATCATTCTTCAGATCCCAGTCCGTCACACCACCGATCGTCGTGGTCTGGTCACCCGGCACGGAGAACTGCTTCACCTGCAGGCCGGCCGCATCGAAGATCGTGATGCGGGACGGTACCGGAGCGTTGAAGAACTTGACGGTCTGAGACTTCGTCGCCAGATCCCACTGGGCCTGGAAGACAAAGGGGTTGGGTGCGACCGTCATCAGATTCTCAAACTCCGCCACACCGCCGACCACGTCGTTACGGACCACGGTTGTCGGGATGACGTCCTGTCCCGGAACCTGCGGACCCACCGTCAGACCCCGGTAGGGATACTGACCGTGCCAGCGTCCGTCCGTCCCGTTTGCGTTCATCGTGTAGAAACTCTCGAGGCCATTGATGGTACGGGTGATCACGCGCTGCGAAGAACCCTGATCTGCGACGTAGTTGTCGAAATCGTGCTGCTGCGCGCTTTCGGTATCCACCGAGGCTACGTAGTACCAGTAGCTGAACCCGATCAGCACGGAGCGATCCTCGAACATATAACCGCTCTTGCCCACCAGTCGGGGATCGGTGGGAATACCGCCAACACTGGTAATCTGCGCATCACCGGATCCGATGGCATCCGGATAGCGATCCGAGAAGCTGGTGGCGATGGCCGTCGTGGCGCCCAGTGCGTTGTTTGCTTCGACGATCTGCGCCGAACTGGGCTTGGTTTCGATGAAATCATCCTCGAAACCCGGCAGCCTGCTGCCAGCCGGATACGGGTTCGGATAGGAAACGGACTCCGGCGGATTCAGGCTGTTGGTCTGATTTCCGCCGCCGCCGCCGAATTCAGCGATCTGGACGTACGGACCGGAGAAGTTCGGCGCTGCGAAGCGCTTCACCAGGTCGTCAGCCACGAAGTCGTATACCCGGCCGATGTTATAATCGGCACCGAGGGTCAGCCCTTCGTGGATGAACCGGGCGTAGGGATGGCCCTGCTTCACCGCGGCACTCGTCGGATCGGTTACGTCCGTGACCGGTGCAGCGCCTTCGCTCAGACCCAGGTTCGGCGGAATCACCGTACTGTTGTAACCGACTTCATGGGCCACCGTAGCGGTCGGGAACTGATCAATGAAACCGGAAGCACGGTACACGCGGTACTTCGAGAAGTCCGCGCGGCCCAGGCCCGGATCCCTAGCCGTTTCCGCATTGTTGGCCCATGCCAGCGCGATCGTACCGTTGGCGGTCGGGAAGACCGACAGGGTAGGAGGCGGAGGCGGATGGAACAGCGCGCCGCTGGCTGCACCGCGACCGGGGTTGTGCGTCGCGGTCATGACTGCGCCGCCACCGTCCCGCATGACGGAACCATCAGCGTTGTACATTGGGACAGTGCGGTCATTGGAGCCGTCCCAGTAGTACGTGTTGTTGGCCATGTTGTACTTCCGCTGCATCCACACGTCCATGGCACGGAGGTACACGTCGTAAGTGCCGTCCTTG
Encoded here:
- a CDS encoding PorV/PorQ family protein, producing the protein MARGGPIQGGFLMKVLFRWGVVTGLLLALSAPVHAQVSKGGTAATKFLTLDSSARVAGVASSATSYTDLGAFSALTNQATMVFVEGRGAVGVSYAPYFAEMTVFSAGLVWNLGDNGAVGVSVHSLLSGDIPYTTSGDPTGQFANQGQNFNVTDLAIGPSYARRLTDSFAVGGSLKYVSEGTSGAGDDDRTSTAVAVDVGTIYTTDFRNFRIGASFQNFGPDMQFIDESSARDQLPTTFRIGFAIEPTELPVGSIMTSAELWKLREFDSVLNLGIEWWVNDYIAGRVGWKAGYSGGQDEGVSAGAGLRFSQGELSLNVDYAYTQYELLDDLHRVSVGVGF